A single Flavobacterium sp. 1 DNA region contains:
- a CDS encoding transposase, giving the protein MKANLKNIRKNRHYSEDFKREIVSIFESGKFSVPQLEKLYGINNVTIYKWIYKFSTFNEKGFRVIEMKGSSIDKLKQLELKVKELEQIVGQKQIKIDYLEKMIDIAKDDLNIDIKKNYNTPQSTGSEIIKKK; this is encoded by the coding sequence ATGAAAGCAAATTTAAAGAATATTCGAAAGAATCGGCATTATTCAGAAGATTTTAAACGGGAAATAGTTTCTATTTTTGAAAGTGGCAAGTTTAGTGTTCCTCAATTGGAAAAACTTTACGGAATCAATAATGTTACGATTTATAAATGGATTTATAAATTTTCTACTTTTAACGAAAAAGGATTTAGAGTTATTGAAATGAAAGGAAGTAGTATTGATAAACTAAAACAGCTCGAGCTGAAAGTAAAAGAGTTAGAACAAATTGTTGGTCAAAAGCAAATTAAGATTGATTATTTGGAGAAAATGATTGACATTGCCAAAGATGATTTAAATATTGATATTAAAAAAAACTACAATACCCCACAATCGACTGGTTCAGAAATAATAAAGAAAAAGTAA